From a region of the Flavobacterium sediminilitoris genome:
- a CDS encoding cytochrome P450 produces the protein MNSSKKIPEVTVFKFLKHSLSILKNPLPFHKANFNFHGDIFKLNIGFGSSVIFSRDASLLSYVLQKNQKNYTKSPIQTRDLAKYVGKGLLTSEGEKWQKQRKLIQPAFHKSQLLLLLENIQSIIEFELDKIVCNKPIDVFPIFNDLAFQTVVKSLFSSEVSDDEINKLQYVTEVTQQMLVKELRQPYLGWWFKASGDIKKHLGLINESRDILRGIVNKRKQNNIKQNDLLEMLLNAQYEDGSIMEEQQLLDEILILFAAGHETTSNALTFTSELLARNSITQDKILEEVKRLKKESSDIMYWLKNASYTKQVIEESMRLFPPAYFIDRINKEDDEYEGFHFPKGSSILFSVYEIHRHPDFWENPEEFIPERFSNESVKFSKNYFPFGAGQRMCIGNNFAMYEMILAIMTIVERYQIIEKTTPIKIKPLITLKPLDAILEFKLRL, from the coding sequence ATGAATTCCTCTAAAAAAATTCCTGAAGTAACTGTTTTTAAGTTTCTAAAACATTCATTATCGATTTTAAAAAATCCGTTACCTTTTCATAAAGCTAATTTTAATTTTCATGGTGATATCTTCAAATTAAATATCGGGTTTGGAAGTTCTGTTATTTTTTCTAGAGATGCGAGTTTGTTGAGTTATGTGCTTCAAAAGAATCAAAAAAACTATACAAAGTCACCTATACAAACAAGAGATTTGGCTAAATATGTAGGAAAAGGACTTTTAACGTCAGAAGGGGAAAAATGGCAAAAACAACGCAAACTAATTCAGCCTGCTTTTCATAAAAGTCAATTATTGCTATTATTAGAAAATATCCAATCTATAATTGAATTTGAATTAGATAAAATAGTATGTAATAAACCGATTGATGTTTTTCCGATATTTAATGATTTAGCATTTCAAACAGTTGTAAAGTCATTGTTTAGTTCTGAAGTTAGTGATGATGAGATTAATAAACTTCAATATGTGACTGAGGTTACTCAACAAATGTTAGTTAAAGAATTGCGCCAACCTTATTTAGGTTGGTGGTTTAAGGCATCTGGAGACATTAAAAAACATTTAGGCTTAATAAATGAATCGAGAGACATTTTAAGAGGAATTGTAAATAAAAGAAAGCAGAATAATATTAAACAGAATGATTTATTAGAAATGTTGCTTAATGCTCAATATGAAGATGGGAGTATTATGGAAGAGCAACAATTACTAGATGAAATTTTAATTTTATTTGCGGCAGGACATGAGACAACATCAAATGCTTTAACATTTACAAGTGAATTGTTAGCTAGAAATAGTATCACTCAAGATAAAATATTAGAAGAAGTTAAACGACTTAAAAAGGAATCTTCAGATATTATGTATTGGTTGAAAAATGCAAGTTATACCAAGCAAGTTATTGAAGAATCAATGCGATTATTTCCTCCAGCATATTTCATTGATAGAATTAATAAAGAAGATGATGAATATGAGGGATTTCATTTCCCTAAAGGATCAAGCATATTGTTTTCAGTTTATGAAATTCATAGACATCCTGATTTTTGGGAAAATCCAGAAGAATTTATTCCTGAACGTTTTTCAAATGAAAGTGTAAAGTTCTCTAAAAATTATTTTCCTTTTGGAGCAGGTCAACGTATGTGTATAGGAAATAATTTTGCAATGTATGAAATGATTTTAGCAATAATGACTATCGTTGAACGATATCAAATAATAGAAAAAACAACGCCAATTAAAATAAAGCCTTTAATTACACTTAAGCCTTTAGATGCTATATTAGAGTTTAAACTACGATTGTAA
- the ruvB gene encoding Holliday junction branch migration DNA helicase RuvB: MNENLDPNKERFTPQDLDIEKALRPLSFDDFAGQDHVLENLKVFVEAANQRGEALDHSLFHGPPGLGKTTLANILANELGVGIKITSGPVLDKPGDLAGLLTNLEERDVLFIDEIHRLSPIVEEYLYSAMEDYKIDIMIESGPNARTVQIHLNPFTLVGATTRSGLLTAPMRARFGIQSRLQYYNTELLATIIERSATILKVEIDLEAAIEIAGRSRGTPRIANALLRRVRDFAQIKGNGRVDIEITKYALKALNVDANGLDEMDNKILSTIIDKFKGGPVGLTTLATAVSENGETIEEVYEPFLIQEGFIMRTPRGREVTEKAYKHLGKIKANIQGGLF, translated from the coding sequence ATGAATGAGAATTTAGACCCTAATAAAGAGAGATTTACACCTCAAGATTTAGATATTGAGAAGGCTTTACGTCCTTTAAGTTTTGATGATTTTGCAGGACAGGATCATGTTTTGGAAAATTTGAAAGTTTTTGTTGAAGCAGCAAATCAAAGAGGAGAAGCACTAGATCATTCATTATTTCATGGTCCTCCAGGTTTGGGTAAAACAACATTGGCTAATATTTTGGCAAATGAATTAGGAGTTGGTATAAAAATCACGTCAGGACCTGTGTTAGATAAGCCAGGAGATTTGGCTGGTTTATTGACAAATTTAGAAGAAAGAGATGTCTTATTTATTGATGAGATTCATCGTTTAAGTCCTATAGTTGAAGAGTATTTATATTCTGCAATGGAAGATTATAAAATAGACATTATGATTGAAAGTGGGCCAAATGCAAGAACAGTTCAAATTCATTTGAATCCGTTTACATTGGTTGGTGCAACAACCCGTTCAGGATTATTGACTGCTCCAATGAGGGCTCGTTTTGGTATTCAAAGTAGATTACAGTACTATAATACAGAATTATTAGCTACAATTATTGAACGTAGTGCTACTATTTTAAAAGTTGAAATTGATCTAGAAGCAGCAATAGAAATAGCAGGAAGGAGTAGAGGAACACCGCGTATTGCAAATGCGTTATTGAGAAGAGTTCGTGATTTCGCTCAGATAAAAGGAAATGGTAGAGTTGATATAGAAATTACAAAGTATGCTTTAAAAGCACTAAATGTAGACGCAAATGGGTTAGATGAAATGGATAATAAAATTTTATCAACTATAATCGATAAATTTAAAGGAGGACCAGTTGGATTAACAACATTGGCTACTGCTGTTTCTGAAAATGGGGAAACAATCGAAGAAGTTTATGAACCGTTTTTGATACAAGAAGGGTTTATTATGAGAACACCTAGAGGAAGAGAAGTTACAGAGAAGGCTTATAAACATCTAGGAAAAATAAAAGCAAATATACAAGGAGGCTTGTTTTAA
- a CDS encoding Glu/Leu/Phe/Val family dehydrogenase has protein sequence MEILEVKKQKTMLDNVLEQFNKTADSMNLNSNIRKILSITNNEIIIHFPVKMDNGNVEIFTGYRVQHNNALGPYKGGLRYHPTVDVDDAKALAMWMTWKTSLAGLPYGGAKGGIQIDPRNYSLSELERITRRFTYALGDNIGSEYDIPAPDVNTNEQTMAWMADTFMSTKSPNERSNHKHVVTGKPVGSGGLEGRDRATGFGVYLTLRLLFEGRNETLKGKKFIVQGYGNVGYWASHFLNNDGAILIATQDAHATLINTNGISVEDLYEHCKPRKGSTKGFEGATEMNPDDFFGLECDFIIPAALGNQITEKNADKIKSKIIAEGANGPINNEAEHILLNKNVTIIPDILCNSGGVIGSYFEWLQNRNGELWPLDEVMFKIEKKLTINYKRVEKLANTNKIDWRTAAYTIAISRIETAYIERGIFP, from the coding sequence ATGGAAATTTTAGAAGTAAAAAAACAGAAAACAATGCTAGACAATGTATTAGAACAGTTTAACAAAACTGCAGATTCAATGAATCTTAATTCTAATATTAGAAAGATTTTGTCTATCACTAATAACGAAATAATTATCCATTTCCCTGTAAAAATGGACAATGGTAATGTTGAAATATTTACAGGTTATAGAGTACAGCACAACAATGCATTAGGTCCATATAAAGGAGGATTGAGATATCATCCAACTGTTGATGTAGATGATGCAAAGGCTTTAGCCATGTGGATGACTTGGAAAACATCATTAGCAGGATTACCATATGGTGGTGCAAAAGGTGGAATTCAGATTGATCCAAGAAACTATTCATTATCTGAACTTGAAAGAATTACAAGACGATTTACTTATGCATTAGGTGATAACATTGGTTCTGAATATGATATTCCTGCACCTGATGTAAACACAAATGAACAAACAATGGCATGGATGGCAGACACATTCATGTCTACTAAATCTCCTAATGAAAGATCTAACCACAAACATGTTGTAACAGGAAAACCTGTTGGAAGTGGCGGTTTAGAAGGTAGAGATAGAGCCACAGGCTTTGGTGTTTATCTAACTCTTAGATTGTTATTTGAAGGACGAAACGAAACTTTAAAAGGAAAAAAATTTATTGTACAAGGCTACGGAAACGTTGGCTATTGGGCTTCTCATTTTTTAAATAATGATGGAGCTATTTTAATTGCGACTCAAGATGCTCATGCTACTCTAATTAATACTAATGGAATTTCTGTTGAAGATTTATACGAACATTGCAAACCTAGAAAAGGTTCTACCAAAGGTTTTGAAGGTGCAACAGAAATGAATCCTGATGATTTTTTCGGTTTAGAATGTGACTTTATTATTCCTGCTGCTTTAGGGAATCAAATAACAGAAAAAAACGCAGACAAAATTAAGTCTAAAATTATTGCAGAAGGAGCTAATGGCCCTATTAACAATGAAGCAGAACATATATTACTTAATAAAAATGTTACCATAATACCAGATATTTTATGTAATTCAGGAGGAGTTATAGGAAGTTATTTTGAATGGCTTCAAAATAGAAATGGAGAATTATGGCCATTAGACGAAGTGATGTTTAAAATAGAAAAAAAACTGACTATAAACTATAAAAGAGTTGAAAAACTAGCTAATACTAATAAAATTGATTGGAGAACGGCTGCATATACAATAGCTATTAGTCGAATTGAAACAGCCTATATTGAAAGAGGAATTTTCCCTTAA
- a CDS encoding sigma-54-dependent transcriptional regulator — MSLKKENILIVDDNYDMLELLQRNLKDLNFHSYKATSVIEAIDILKSSTIDLLITDLQMPEINGIELIKYADEHFPNIPKLVITGFPSVDTAINAVKSGALDYLTKPFTFEELKKSIHNCLKNKKKNPLNKKVEDSDDFITNLVGISKEHTQLIDIIKRVKNNKATVLIQGESGTGKELIARSIHYNGNFASKPFISVNCGGIPENLIESELFGYVKGAFTGANETKAGLFHAAENGTIFLDEIGTATHSVQTRLLRVLQEKEIYMIGSQKPQKINVRIISATNSNLQNSIENGTFREDLYYRLNVVNIETTPLRDRKTDIPVLITTFLKKYGKEYGKPDVTITQKAIDILTRHNWPGNIRELENIIQRLIILSDKIIDTNSLPKSLKYKEPIEHEKLKSLHEIEKSYILKVLAAVNNNKTKAAEILQIDRKTLRQKLLK, encoded by the coding sequence ATGAGTTTAAAAAAAGAAAACATTTTAATTGTAGATGACAATTATGATATGCTAGAATTACTACAACGTAATTTAAAAGATCTAAACTTTCATTCATATAAGGCCACTTCTGTTATTGAAGCTATAGACATTTTAAAATCTTCTACTATTGATCTCTTAATTACAGATTTACAAATGCCTGAAATAAATGGTATTGAGCTTATAAAATATGCTGATGAACATTTTCCTAATATCCCTAAATTAGTTATAACAGGGTTTCCTTCTGTGGATACTGCTATTAATGCTGTAAAATCTGGAGCATTAGACTATTTAACAAAACCATTTACTTTTGAAGAATTAAAAAAATCAATCCATAATTGCCTTAAAAATAAAAAAAAGAATCCTTTAAATAAAAAAGTAGAAGATTCCGATGATTTTATTACTAATTTAGTAGGGATATCTAAAGAACACACACAGTTAATTGACATCATAAAAAGAGTAAAAAACAATAAAGCAACCGTTTTAATACAAGGAGAAAGTGGCACAGGAAAAGAGTTAATTGCACGTTCAATTCATTATAATGGTAATTTTGCATCAAAACCTTTTATATCTGTCAATTGTGGAGGAATTCCTGAAAATCTGATTGAATCTGAATTATTTGGTTATGTAAAAGGTGCATTTACTGGAGCAAATGAAACTAAAGCTGGATTATTTCATGCTGCTGAAAACGGAACTATCTTTTTAGATGAAATAGGAACAGCGACACATTCTGTTCAAACTAGACTACTTAGAGTTTTACAGGAAAAAGAAATTTATATGATTGGTTCTCAAAAGCCACAAAAAATAAATGTTAGAATTATTTCTGCGACTAATAGTAATCTACAAAACTCCATTGAAAATGGTACATTTAGAGAAGATTTATACTATAGACTTAATGTCGTAAATATTGAAACTACGCCTTTAAGAGATAGAAAAACAGACATCCCTGTGTTGATTACTACTTTCCTGAAAAAATATGGAAAAGAATATGGAAAACCCGATGTTACAATAACTCAAAAAGCCATTGACATTCTAACTAGACATAATTGGCCAGGAAACATTAGAGAACTAGAAAATATTATTCAACGCCTTATTATTTTAAGCGATAAAATTATTGATACCAACTCATTACCTAAATCATTAAAGTACAAAGAACCAATAGAACATGAAAAACTGAAGTCCTTACATGAAATTGAGAAATCATATATTTTAAAAGTTCTAGCTGCTGTAAATAATAACAAAACAAAAGCTGCAGAAATTCTACAAATAGACCGAAAAACACTAAGACAAAAGCTTCTAAAATAA
- a CDS encoding GreA/GreB family elongation factor, with protein MKYGKIIIDKKELETLKHLFSNSHNKNDKTYRLSFEKLIDELKEAKVLDSAKIPEDIVRFNSIVTIKTAFDKERTYQIVTPEKSDVANNKISVLAPMGLALFGYAQNDKINWQFPTGISTIEIISVKN; from the coding sequence ATGAAGTACGGAAAAATAATTATTGATAAAAAAGAACTTGAAACTTTAAAGCACCTTTTTTCGAATTCTCACAATAAAAATGATAAAACATATCGATTGTCTTTTGAAAAATTAATAGATGAATTAAAAGAAGCAAAAGTACTTGATAGTGCAAAAATACCTGAAGACATTGTTCGATTTAATTCTATTGTAACCATTAAAACAGCTTTTGATAAAGAAAGAACATATCAAATTGTTACTCCAGAAAAAAGTGATGTAGCAAATAATAAAATATCTGTATTAGCTCCAATGGGCCTTGCTTTATTTGGTTATGCTCAAAATGATAAAATCAATTGGCAATTCCCTACTGGAATAAGCACAATAGAGATAATCTCTGTTAAAAATTAA
- a CDS encoding T9SS type B sorting domain-containing protein yields the protein MKKHYYLLLIIHLSFFSFSQNLPNDCQNYIQACDNQNISYNVSGAGVQEIIPESCSSSEHNSLWLRVTIDQPGTLGFTIVPQSTDINEDYDFWVFGPVSDCSNLGAPIRCSTTNPAAAGQTNNHTGLNASSIDINEGPGADGNGFVRQLTALSGQSYFIVIDRPIGNSPFSLTWTGTATILNPFKNINFPDYPDVVLCDEGLDNLELYDFSVLDNIILTGLTDFFITYHNSLQDASLNNNPIIGAANLNEGTYYARISSLTAQCTEIKTVNLIFDNISTNDVIETVCENTAANTIDYDLSNSNNSIYTGTQVVTYKYFTNLTDANNNTNEITNWQNRTLSLGSHEFYVRTEKGTCFDTSKLTINVIQRPVINPIVELKQCDDDTDGFSAFNLTEAEDLIVANSTGLTISYFLNLTDAQDNINTITNVTSFVNQTINTQTIYYRVTNTNDCFRVGQLDLIVSATQIPTTFSPIVITSCDDTFGTNNDGIATFDFSGTQTVIAGLFTGQVVNVTFYENVQDALAEVNQIDIANASAYTNDNSPNTQDIYVRVDSDLNNDCVGLGKYVSLQVENHPIVPPKEIRGCDDDNDGIIDFITTDIETELLNGLTNVSVTYIDANNVVYDDLPNPFTTASQIMTVTLKNDTAKECLFVTTLEFIVDNKPTANPIQPDLLVKCDDDEINPLQQNGKFNFDTSTFDNIIKGTQTRVVIEYYDENNDLLPSPLPNPFEIGTQDITVKVINEDNNDCYDTIVLSFIVNPVPNIYIEGEEEIICTDDPSDSQVLNAGLVDETTIDDYTYQWYFNNQIIVGADQYNLTVTNSGNYSVDVIDNNLCSSTRNIVVIPSNIAVINNIEIVDLVDSNTITVLVTGDGNYQYSLDGENYQESNVFYDVQAGLKTVYVYDLNGCGITSETVSVLSVPKYFTPNGDGINDFWNVKGFNERFQESTLISIFDRYGKLLKQISSFSQGWDGTFNTVNMPSSDYWYSIELLDGRVKKGHFSLIR from the coding sequence GTGAAAAAACATTACTATCTATTACTTATTATTCATTTATCATTTTTTAGTTTTTCTCAAAATTTACCAAATGATTGTCAAAATTATATCCAAGCATGTGACAATCAAAATATTTCTTATAATGTTTCAGGAGCCGGTGTTCAAGAAATTATTCCAGAATCATGTAGTAGTAGTGAGCACAATTCACTTTGGTTAAGAGTTACAATAGATCAACCGGGAACTTTAGGTTTCACAATTGTTCCACAAAGTACAGATATAAATGAAGATTATGATTTTTGGGTTTTCGGACCAGTGTCAGATTGTAGTAATTTAGGAGCTCCCATACGTTGTTCTACTACAAACCCTGCTGCTGCTGGACAAACCAATAATCATACAGGATTAAATGCTTCGTCAATTGATATAAATGAAGGACCAGGTGCTGATGGTAATGGTTTTGTAAGACAACTAACTGCTCTGTCTGGTCAAAGCTATTTTATAGTAATTGATAGACCAATAGGGAATTCTCCTTTTTCCTTGACTTGGACAGGAACTGCTACTATTTTGAATCCTTTTAAAAATATAAATTTTCCTGATTATCCTGATGTAGTTCTTTGTGATGAAGGCTTAGATAATTTAGAATTGTATGATTTCTCAGTTTTAGATAATATTATTTTAACAGGCCTAACAGATTTTTTTATAACATACCATAATTCTTTGCAAGACGCGTCATTAAATAATAATCCAATTATTGGAGCAGCTAATTTAAATGAAGGGACATATTATGCTAGAATTTCATCATTAACAGCACAGTGTACTGAAATAAAAACAGTTAATCTAATTTTTGATAATATATCTACAAATGATGTAATAGAAACCGTTTGTGAAAACACAGCAGCAAATACAATTGATTATGATTTAAGCAATTCGAATAATAGTATTTATACAGGAACGCAAGTAGTAACGTATAAATATTTTACAAATTTAACAGACGCAAATAATAATACAAATGAGATAACAAATTGGCAAAATAGAACATTGTCATTGGGTTCACATGAGTTTTATGTTCGAACTGAAAAAGGAACTTGTTTTGATACTTCAAAGTTAACCATAAATGTAATTCAAAGGCCAGTAATTAACCCTATAGTAGAATTAAAGCAATGTGATGATGATACAGATGGGTTTAGTGCTTTTAATCTTACGGAAGCAGAAGATCTAATTGTCGCTAATTCAACAGGTTTGACAATAAGCTATTTCCTAAATTTAACAGATGCACAAGACAATATAAATACGATTACAAATGTTACATCTTTTGTTAATCAAACTATAAACACACAAACTATATATTATAGAGTAACAAATACTAATGATTGTTTTAGAGTTGGTCAATTAGATTTAATAGTTTCTGCAACTCAAATTCCAACTACTTTTTCACCAATAGTGATTACTTCTTGTGATGATACTTTTGGAACTAATAATGATGGAATCGCAACTTTTGACTTTAGTGGAACTCAAACTGTAATAGCAGGATTGTTTACAGGGCAAGTGGTAAATGTAACGTTTTATGAAAATGTTCAAGATGCTTTAGCAGAAGTTAATCAAATTGATATAGCAAATGCTTCAGCATATACGAATGATAATTCACCAAATACGCAAGATATTTATGTAAGAGTTGATAGCGATTTGAATAATGATTGTGTCGGTTTAGGTAAGTATGTAAGTTTGCAAGTTGAAAATCACCCTATTGTTCCTCCAAAAGAAATAAGAGGTTGTGATGATGATAATGACGGAATAATAGATTTTATAACAACTGATATTGAAACAGAATTATTAAATGGATTAACAAATGTGTCAGTAACATATATAGATGCTAATAATGTAGTATATGATGATTTACCAAATCCATTTACTACAGCATCTCAAATAATGACAGTTACACTTAAAAATGACACGGCAAAAGAATGTCTTTTTGTAACAACGTTAGAATTTATTGTTGATAACAAACCAACAGCAAATCCAATTCAACCAGATTTACTTGTAAAATGTGATGATGATGAAATAAATCCATTGCAACAAAATGGTAAATTTAATTTTGATACATCAACTTTTGATAATATAATTAAAGGGACTCAAACTAGAGTCGTTATTGAATATTATGATGAGAATAATGATTTATTACCAAGTCCGTTACCAAATCCTTTTGAAATAGGGACACAAGATATAACAGTCAAAGTTATAAATGAAGATAATAATGATTGTTATGATACTATTGTTTTGTCGTTTATTGTAAATCCAGTTCCTAATATTTATATTGAAGGAGAGGAAGAGATTATTTGTACTGATGACCCTAGTGATTCACAAGTTTTAAATGCAGGATTAGTCGATGAAACAACCATTGACGATTATACATATCAGTGGTATTTTAATAATCAAATTATTGTTGGAGCAGATCAATATAATTTAACGGTTACAAATTCAGGAAATTATAGTGTAGATGTAATTGATAATAATTTGTGTTCTAGTACAAGAAATATTGTGGTAATTCCATCAAATATTGCTGTAATTAATAATATAGAAATTGTTGATTTGGTAGATTCAAATACAATAACAGTTTTAGTAACAGGTGACGGAAATTATCAATATAGTTTAGATGGAGAGAATTATCAAGAGAGTAATGTTTTCTATGATGTTCAAGCTGGATTAAAAACGGTGTATGTTTATGACTTAAATGGTTGTGGTATTACATCAGAAACAGTAAGTGTTTTATCTGTCCCAAAATATTTTACACCAAATGGAGATGGAATTAACGATTTTTGGAATGTTAAAGGGTTTAATGAAAGATTTCAAGAAAGCACTTTGATTTCTATTTTTGATAGATATGGAAAATTATTGAAGCAAATTTCGTCATTTTCTCAAGGATGGGATGGAACATTTAATACAGTAAATATGCCTTCTTCTGATTATTGGTATTCAATTGAATTATTAGATGGACGAGTTAAAAAAGGACATTTTTCATTAATAAGATAG
- the queG gene encoding tRNA epoxyqueuosine(34) reductase QueG: MNNKEKYSLLIKEEAKRLGFLSCGISKAEFLEEEAPRLENWLNHQHNGQMAYMENHFDKRLNPTLLVDGAKSVISLLLNYFPSEKQNEDSYKISKYAYGQDYHFVIKEKLKELLNFIQEEIGEVSGRAFVDSAPVLDKAWAAKSGLGWVGKNSNLITQKVGSFYFIAELIVDLNLEYDTITTDHCGSCTACLDACPTEAIIAPYIVDGSKCISYFTIELKENIPLEMKGKFNDWAFGCDVCQDVCPWNRFSKPHNEPLFNPNKELLSFSKKDWEEITKDTFNKVFKNSAVKRTKLEGLQRNISFLLGK; encoded by the coding sequence ATGAATAATAAAGAAAAATATTCATTATTAATAAAAGAAGAAGCTAAGCGATTAGGATTTCTTTCTTGTGGTATTTCTAAAGCAGAATTCTTAGAGGAAGAAGCACCTAGATTAGAAAATTGGTTAAATCATCAACATAATGGTCAGATGGCTTATATGGAAAACCATTTTGATAAGAGGCTTAATCCTACGCTATTAGTAGATGGAGCAAAAAGTGTTATTTCGTTGTTATTAAATTATTTTCCTTCAGAAAAACAAAATGAAGATTCATATAAGATTTCAAAATATGCTTATGGTCAAGATTATCATTTTGTAATAAAAGAAAAGCTAAAAGAACTATTAAATTTTATTCAAGAAGAGATAGGTGAAGTTTCTGGAAGAGCATTTGTAGATTCTGCACCTGTTTTAGATAAAGCTTGGGCTGCAAAAAGCGGATTAGGTTGGGTAGGAAAAAACAGCAATCTTATTACTCAAAAAGTGGGTTCTTTCTATTTTATTGCAGAGTTAATAGTTGATTTGAATCTGGAGTATGATACTATAACTACAGATCATTGTGGCTCTTGTACAGCTTGCTTAGATGCTTGTCCTACAGAAGCTATAATAGCACCTTATATTGTTGATGGGAGCAAATGTATTTCATATTTTACAATTGAGTTAAAAGAGAATATTCCTTTAGAAATGAAAGGTAAATTTAATGATTGGGCATTTGGGTGTGATGTTTGTCAGGATGTTTGTCCTTGGAATCGATTTTCAAAACCACACAATGAACCTCTTTTTAATCCTAATAAAGAGTTGCTGTCTTTTTCTAAAAAAGATTGGGAAGAAATAACAAAAGATACTTTTAATAAAGTATTTAAAAATTCAGCAGTAAAAAGGACTAAATTAGAAGGGCTACAAAGAAACATTAGTTTCTTGTTAGGTAAATGA